Proteins from a genomic interval of Undibacterium parvum:
- a CDS encoding HDOD domain-containing protein, with translation MNFDALFQQQNALPTIPKVVQEVIDSFNNDNVSIDEIAKKLSADQVLSAKLLRLANSSYYHASKSIGTIDDAVLMLGFMTVRTLVISSGLTGGFKAMPGVDLKQFWRYSMHTAVIAKWLAKQIHGNSDFAFTVGLMHAIGQLVMHAGMPEQTLQIDKIAGPLDSRRLGVERASFGYDFADVGAELAKRWRFPDNFSTVIKSFPDPLHSDPFEPMAAVIHLASWLSRGEENKYSKAELEATFPEDVAIKLGISADLLLSTMPPIAELAAGLDDLLS, from the coding sequence ATGAATTTCGATGCTCTATTTCAGCAACAGAATGCCTTACCCACAATACCTAAGGTCGTGCAAGAGGTTATTGACAGTTTTAATAACGATAATGTGTCGATTGACGAGATTGCTAAAAAGCTGAGCGCGGATCAGGTATTGAGCGCTAAATTATTGCGTCTGGCAAATTCATCCTATTACCATGCTTCAAAAAGCATAGGAACGATCGATGATGCGGTTTTAATGTTAGGTTTCATGACGGTGCGAACCTTGGTCATTAGTAGTGGTTTGACAGGTGGGTTCAAGGCGATGCCAGGGGTAGATCTTAAACAGTTTTGGCGTTACAGCATGCATACTGCTGTGATTGCTAAATGGCTGGCGAAGCAGATTCACGGAAATTCTGATTTTGCTTTTACCGTAGGATTGATGCATGCAATCGGTCAATTGGTGATGCACGCTGGTATGCCAGAGCAAACTCTGCAAATAGATAAGATTGCTGGCCCGCTGGACTCTCGTCGTCTCGGAGTTGAACGTGCATCATTTGGATACGACTTTGCGGATGTTGGTGCTGAATTAGCAAAGCGCTGGCGGTTTCCTGATAATTTCTCTACGGTGATTAAATCATTTCCTGATCCTTTGCATTCCGATCCGTTCGAACCCATGGCTGCGGTTATCCATCTGGCCTCTTGGCTTTCCAGAGGTGAGGAAAATAAATATTCGAAAGCTGAACTCGAGGCAACTTTTCCAGAGGATGTCGCCATTAAGTTAGGAATTAGTGCGGACTTGCTTCTATCGACGATGCCGCCTATTGCTGAACTTGCTGCCGGTTTAGATGACTTGCTAAGCTAG
- a CDS encoding NAD(P)/FAD-dependent oxidoreductase: MLRLTDIQLPLDHQESEIKASILKRLSIEGKDLLDFSIFRRSYDARKKSAIILIYTLDVLVSDETEVLNRFKGSTNVGVSPDTQYRFVTHTNRVDFKRPVIIGFGPCGLFAALLLAQMGFRPIVLERGKAVRERTKDTWDLWRKRELHPESNVQFGEGGAGTFSDGKLWSQIKDPKHYGRKVLTEFVKAGAPSEIMYVSKPHIGTFRLVKMIEEMRANIEALGGEIRFEQKVTDIDIKDGQTLGLKINGDEYLAADQVVLAIGHSARDTFELVHQRGIYVEAKPFSIGFRIEHPQSIIDQARFGRNAGNKILGSADYKLVHHAKNGRSVYSFCMCPGGTVVAATSEPGRVVTNGMSQYSRNERNANSAIVVGITPEDYPGHPLAGIDLQRELESLAYELGGANYNAPGQLVGDFIAKRPSTEIASVIPSYKPGITMCDLALALPAYAIDAIREALPEFEKQIKGFAMNDAVLTGIETRTSSPIRIKRNDTSYQSINTQGLYPAGEGAGYAGGILSAAIDGIKVAEAVALNIQNKRESS; the protein is encoded by the coding sequence ATGCTACGTCTAACCGACATACAACTCCCCCTCGATCACCAAGAATCGGAGATTAAAGCTTCGATTCTTAAGCGTTTATCTATCGAGGGAAAAGACCTACTCGATTTCTCTATTTTTCGCCGCAGTTACGATGCTCGGAAAAAATCAGCAATTATATTGATCTACACTTTAGATGTACTGGTTAGCGACGAGACCGAAGTCCTCAATCGCTTTAAAGGAAGTACGAATGTCGGGGTATCGCCTGATACGCAATATCGCTTCGTAACTCATACTAATAGAGTGGACTTTAAGAGACCTGTCATTATTGGCTTTGGCCCTTGCGGCCTATTTGCCGCGCTGCTGTTGGCGCAAATGGGTTTTCGCCCTATTGTATTAGAACGTGGCAAAGCGGTTCGGGAACGCACCAAAGATACCTGGGACTTGTGGCGCAAGAGAGAATTGCACCCAGAATCAAATGTGCAATTCGGGGAAGGCGGGGCCGGCACCTTTTCAGATGGAAAACTTTGGAGCCAAATAAAAGACCCAAAACACTATGGCCGCAAAGTATTAACAGAATTCGTAAAAGCTGGCGCACCTTCGGAAATTATGTATGTCAGCAAGCCGCATATTGGCACGTTTCGCCTGGTCAAGATGATAGAGGAAATGCGCGCCAACATTGAAGCTCTAGGCGGAGAAATTCGCTTCGAGCAAAAAGTGACGGATATTGATATTAAAGACGGTCAAACACTAGGACTGAAAATCAATGGCGACGAATATTTAGCTGCCGATCAGGTCGTGCTGGCGATCGGTCATAGCGCTAGAGATACTTTTGAGTTGGTTCATCAACGTGGCATTTACGTTGAGGCGAAGCCGTTTTCAATAGGGTTTAGAATTGAACATCCACAATCAATTATTGATCAAGCTCGCTTCGGAAGAAATGCGGGTAATAAAATATTGGGATCGGCTGACTATAAACTAGTTCACCATGCAAAAAATGGGCGATCTGTTTACAGTTTTTGCATGTGCCCTGGCGGCACAGTTGTTGCGGCCACCTCAGAGCCTGGGCGCGTGGTCACCAACGGCATGAGTCAATATTCACGCAACGAACGCAATGCAAATAGCGCGATTGTGGTCGGAATCACTCCAGAGGACTACCCAGGACATCCATTGGCAGGCATAGATTTGCAACGAGAACTGGAGTCTCTCGCCTATGAACTAGGGGGAGCAAACTATAACGCCCCCGGTCAGTTGGTTGGTGACTTTATAGCGAAGCGCCCTTCAACAGAAATTGCCAGCGTAATCCCGTCATACAAACCGGGTATTACCATGTGTGATTTAGCCTTAGCATTACCTGCTTACGCAATCGATGCAATACGAGAAGCCTTACCGGAATTTGAGAAACAGATTAAAGGCTTCGCGATGAACGACGCTGTTCTAACTGGCATAGAAACGCGCACATCTTCTCCAATACGTATCAAGAGAAACGACACTAGCTATCAAAGCATAAATACCCAAGGACTGTACCCAGCTGGCGAAGGTGCGGGTTATGCAGGCGGAATTTTATCGGCAGCAATAGATGGGATTAAGGTGGCGGAAGCGGTCGCTCTTAACATCCAAAACAAAAGGGAATCGTCTTAA
- a CDS encoding GspH/FimT family pseudopilin, with protein MKIFRRNNGFTLVELMTTISIAVILMAIAIPSFKTMIENQRLVTTASEFYAAVNLTRAEAIKRGARVNMVANDGAKWTSGWTVFIDANDNLLVDAGETIIFTHDATVANITSVNTFTDTSSTYISYTGNGRSRTKASSQQPQAGTVSFTLGDATRRVKINFLGRARICNPVANLSTCSSTVSGN; from the coding sequence ATGAAAATATTCCGCCGTAATAATGGCTTCACTCTGGTTGAGTTAATGACAACCATCTCTATTGCTGTCATTTTAATGGCAATAGCAATACCTAGCTTTAAAACAATGATAGAGAATCAACGCTTAGTCACAACCGCTAGTGAATTTTATGCCGCTGTCAATTTAACTCGTGCTGAAGCAATTAAACGTGGCGCTAGAGTTAATATGGTTGCAAATGATGGTGCAAAATGGACCTCGGGATGGACCGTATTTATAGATGCCAACGATAATTTACTAGTTGATGCTGGTGAAACAATTATTTTCACACATGATGCAACAGTCGCAAATATTACGAGTGTGAACACATTCACGGATACAAGCAGTACTTATATTTCTTATACTGGAAATGGCCGTAGTAGAACCAAGGCGAGTAGCCAGCAACCCCAAGCAGGAACCGTTTCGTTTACGCTCGGTGATGCGACCAGAAGAGTAAAGATCAATTTTTTAGGTCGAGCAAGGATATGCAATCCAGTTGCAAATTTGAGTACATGCTCAAGCACGGTCAGTGGGAATTGA
- a CDS encoding NADH-ubiquinone oxidoreductase-F iron-sulfur binding region domain-containing protein — protein sequence MLPIIPILSDKEIKRKQSKGRQLDPVALQEVRDLLGGVSRQQDLLIQHLHTINDHFGYLCLPHLTALAQELRLAQTEVFEVASFYHHFTIVKEQTELPAEISLRVCDGLSCEMAGATHLRGQLHDYLQKTNNQSIRVIRVPCIGRCEQAPAALLGQHAIPSADLLAINLAITQKNVQAEALEYIDYQAYQAQGGYQKLQKCHNGRVDRESLFKCMEESGLRGLGGAGFPVARKWRIVAAEIGPRLLAVNLDEGEPGTFKDRYYLERDPHRFLEGMLIAAWAVDIAEVYIYLRDEYHACRHMLEAELVKLQENPPVAGMPSIHLRRGAGAYICGEESAMIASIEGKRGLPRLRPPYVAQVGLFNRPTLVHNFETLYWVPDLLKKGGDWFSKEGRNGRSGLRSFSVSGRVNQPGVHLAPAGISVAELIEEYCGGMPDGHILYAYLPGGASGGILPASLSHLPLDFDTLQGYGCFIGSAAIIVLSQHDSAITAARNMMAFFKHESCGQCTPCRAGTAKALDLISQDVWDIPLLQDLSELMRDASICGLGQAAPNPIDCVIKYFPQELNLAQEKP from the coding sequence ATGCTCCCCATCATCCCGATACTAAGCGATAAAGAAATTAAGCGAAAACAAAGCAAGGGTCGCCAGCTTGATCCCGTGGCATTGCAAGAGGTGCGCGATCTTTTGGGGGGCGTCTCTCGACAACAAGATCTATTAATACAACATTTGCATACGATCAATGATCACTTCGGCTATCTTTGCCTACCCCATCTGACGGCGCTGGCGCAAGAGTTGCGTTTGGCGCAAACCGAGGTATTTGAAGTCGCCAGTTTTTATCACCACTTTACTATCGTCAAAGAGCAGACCGAACTGCCGGCAGAAATCAGCCTAAGGGTCTGTGACGGTCTTTCCTGCGAAATGGCGGGTGCTACACATTTGCGTGGGCAATTACATGATTATTTACAAAAAACCAATAACCAATCTATCCGCGTAATTCGCGTGCCCTGCATAGGTCGCTGCGAACAGGCGCCAGCAGCGCTCTTAGGTCAACATGCGATACCGAGTGCAGACCTACTTGCTATCAATCTGGCGATAACGCAAAAAAACGTCCAGGCAGAGGCTTTGGAATATATTGATTACCAAGCCTACCAAGCTCAAGGTGGCTATCAAAAATTGCAAAAATGTCACAATGGTAGAGTCGACCGGGAATCGCTTTTTAAGTGCATGGAAGAATCTGGCTTGCGTGGTTTGGGCGGCGCCGGTTTCCCGGTTGCTCGTAAATGGCGCATCGTGGCGGCTGAAATTGGTCCGCGCTTACTAGCCGTGAATCTCGATGAAGGCGAACCTGGCACTTTCAAGGATAGATATTACCTAGAACGTGACCCGCATCGTTTTCTTGAAGGTATGCTCATCGCGGCATGGGCGGTAGATATAGCCGAAGTGTATATTTATTTGCGTGATGAATACCATGCCTGCCGCCACATGCTAGAGGCCGAACTGGTTAAATTACAAGAAAACCCACCGGTTGCTGGCATGCCTAGCATACATTTACGGCGCGGCGCGGGAGCCTATATTTGCGGTGAAGAATCGGCCATGATCGCCTCGATAGAGGGCAAGCGGGGCCTGCCACGCTTGCGCCCGCCCTACGTGGCACAAGTTGGTTTGTTTAATCGCCCTACCCTGGTACACAATTTTGAAACCCTGTACTGGGTACCTGACTTATTGAAAAAAGGCGGTGACTGGTTTAGCAAGGAAGGTCGTAATGGCCGCTCTGGTCTACGCTCTTTTTCGGTCTCGGGGCGGGTTAATCAGCCGGGGGTGCACTTGGCGCCAGCCGGAATTTCGGTGGCAGAACTAATAGAAGAATATTGTGGCGGCATGCCTGATGGACATATCTTGTATGCCTATCTTCCAGGTGGTGCCTCGGGTGGCATCCTGCCTGCGTCTTTGAGCCATCTGCCGCTCGATTTTGATACGTTGCAAGGGTATGGTTGCTTCATCGGTTCGGCAGCAATTATCGTGCTCTCGCAACACGACAGCGCAATCACTGCCGCCAGAAACATGATGGCGTTTTTTAAGCATGAGTCTTGCGGCCAATGCACTCCTTGCCGCGCTGGCACAGCCAAGGCTTTGGATTTGATCTCGCAAGATGTGTGGGATATTCCGCTATTACAGGATCTCTCGGAGCTAATGCGTGACGCCTCGATTTGCGGGCTAGGGCAAGCTGCCCCTAACCCCATCGATTGCGTGATTAAGTATTTTCCGCAAGAACTCAATTTAGCGCAGGAAAAACCATGA
- a CDS encoding type IV pilin protein, which produces MYKNRNRGFTLIEIMIAVAILAILGSVAFSSYTDSVIKTRRSEGKTALLKLMQQEEQFFTQNNSYSVFSQASVDANEKKFKWFSGEAASSSSYDIIATACAGDTIQNCVLLTAYPGTTNVNSTFKDPTCGNLTLTSTGVKDVSVSGAKSKCW; this is translated from the coding sequence ATGTATAAGAACAGAAATCGCGGATTTACCCTCATTGAAATAATGATTGCGGTAGCCATTCTCGCTATTTTAGGAAGCGTTGCTTTTTCATCGTATACCGATAGCGTCATTAAAACCAGGCGATCCGAGGGAAAAACAGCACTGCTTAAGTTGATGCAGCAAGAAGAGCAATTTTTCACTCAAAATAACTCGTATAGCGTGTTCTCCCAAGCATCTGTTGATGCAAATGAAAAGAAATTTAAGTGGTTTTCGGGAGAGGCAGCATCGAGCAGTTCGTATGACATCATTGCCACCGCCTGCGCAGGCGATACAATACAAAATTGTGTGTTACTGACAGCTTATCCGGGCACTACAAATGTCAACTCGACGTTTAAAGACCCGACATGCGGAAATCTAACATTAACCAGTACCGGTGTAAAAGACGTATCCGTGTCTGGCGCTAAGAGTAAGTGTTGGTAA
- a CDS encoding DUF4124 domain-containing protein: MNRIFAGFLFFCAFSTQLHAETDVYLCVDENGKKEYKNTGATKGCKKVELEGITVVPAPPTTKKTSASPASTPSSFPKVDDGTQKARDSDRKQILTDELKAEDQKLANLKKEYNNGEPERLGGEKNFAKYQERTTMMKDDISRTEKNIEALKRELGNLR, from the coding sequence ATGAATCGAATATTTGCTGGATTTCTCTTTTTTTGCGCTTTTTCTACGCAGCTTCATGCTGAAACCGACGTGTATTTGTGCGTCGATGAAAATGGCAAAAAAGAATATAAAAATACAGGTGCGACCAAAGGCTGCAAAAAAGTCGAGTTGGAAGGCATCACTGTTGTCCCCGCACCGCCTACGACAAAAAAGACAAGTGCTAGCCCAGCGTCTACTCCATCAAGCTTCCCCAAGGTCGATGATGGTACTCAAAAGGCGCGCGATTCGGATCGCAAGCAAATTTTGACCGATGAGCTGAAGGCCGAGGATCAAAAATTAGCAAATTTAAAAAAAGAATACAACAATGGTGAGCCTGAGCGCCTTGGTGGGGAAAAGAATTTCGCCAAATATCAAGAACGCACTACGATGATGAAAGACGATATTAGTCGCACCGAAAAAAACATCGAGGCACTAAAACGGGAATTGGGCAATCTGAGATAA
- a CDS encoding arsinothricin resistance N-acetyltransferase ArsN1 family B, whose translation MTKIRLVNAADAEAICNIYNYYVSNSIISFEEVEVNVSEMSRRIVSVSEALPWLVIETDGIVDGYAYATKWRERSAYRFSVELSVYLAPAAIGKGCGVLLYEKLFERLTQLGVHLLIAGIALPNENSIKLHEKMGFIKVAHFAEVGFKNNQWVDVAYWQKFL comes from the coding sequence ATGACGAAAATACGCCTTGTAAATGCGGCAGATGCCGAAGCCATTTGCAATATTTATAATTACTATGTCAGTAATTCGATTATTTCATTTGAAGAGGTAGAGGTAAATGTCTCAGAGATGTCGCGAAGAATTGTAAGTGTCTCAGAGGCCCTACCTTGGTTGGTAATAGAGACCGATGGCATAGTTGATGGTTACGCTTATGCGACGAAATGGCGCGAGCGTTCAGCGTATCGCTTCTCGGTCGAACTTAGTGTTTACTTGGCTCCTGCTGCAATTGGGAAGGGTTGCGGTGTTCTTTTGTATGAAAAATTATTTGAGCGCTTGACACAATTGGGCGTACATCTGCTTATTGCTGGTATCGCACTCCCCAATGAAAATAGTATCAAGTTGCATGAGAAAATGGGCTTCATTAAAGTAGCTCATTTCGCTGAAGTTGGGTTTAAAAACAATCAATGGGTAGATGTTGCTTACTGGCAGAAATTTTTGTAG
- the glnL gene encoding nitrogen regulation protein NR(II), with protein sequence MKTPLTSLAGLDLLTSAVIVLDADSCIMYANAAAESLLGSSFKALTHQKLSDLFLNGDELLDVFEQAVAHQFADKRQDLTLERSGRDALHVHSIVTALDNPDSPVLIELRENVQQLKLDREERMLDQSKANKELIRNLAHEIKNPLGGIRGAAQLLELELPERHLKELREYTQVIIKEADRLQTLVDRLLAPHRLPHIVGDVNIHEVCERVRSLMVAEFPQGLTIKRDYDLSIPEFRGDKEQLIQAVLNIAHNAAQALSERIKSGDAEIVFRTRVVRQMTLAKVRYRLALDLHIIDNGPGIPDEIRHRIFYPLVSGRDGGSGLGLTLAQTFVEQHLGAIECESRPGCTDFRILLPLP encoded by the coding sequence TTGAAAACACCACTCACCTCACTCGCTGGCTTAGATTTGCTTACCTCCGCTGTTATCGTGCTGGATGCTGATAGTTGCATCATGTATGCCAATGCCGCAGCGGAGAGTCTACTCGGTAGTTCCTTTAAGGCTTTGACGCATCAAAAACTATCTGATTTATTTCTTAATGGCGATGAATTGTTGGATGTTTTTGAGCAGGCTGTGGCCCATCAGTTCGCTGACAAACGCCAAGATCTCACGTTAGAGCGTAGTGGTAGAGATGCCCTGCATGTGCATAGTATTGTCACTGCTCTCGATAATCCCGATTCTCCAGTGCTTATAGAGTTGCGTGAAAACGTGCAGCAATTAAAGCTCGATCGCGAAGAACGCATGCTGGATCAAAGTAAGGCGAATAAAGAGCTGATACGAAATTTGGCGCACGAGATCAAAAACCCCTTGGGCGGTATAAGAGGCGCAGCACAATTACTGGAATTGGAATTGCCGGAGCGGCATTTAAAGGAGTTGCGGGAATACACGCAAGTCATCATTAAAGAAGCCGATCGTTTGCAGACCTTGGTTGATCGCTTATTGGCTCCGCATAGGCTGCCACACATAGTGGGTGACGTGAATATTCATGAAGTGTGTGAGCGAGTACGTAGCTTGATGGTGGCGGAATTTCCGCAAGGATTAACGATCAAACGCGATTACGATTTGTCGATACCTGAATTTCGCGGTGACAAAGAGCAGTTGATACAAGCGGTACTCAATATTGCCCATAACGCGGCACAAGCCCTGAGCGAACGCATCAAGTCGGGCGATGCCGAGATTGTTTTCAGAACACGGGTGGTGCGTCAGATGACGCTGGCAAAAGTGCGTTATCGACTGGCATTGGATTTGCATATTATTGATAACGGACCTGGGATTCCTGATGAAATACGTCACCGTATTTTTTACCCCTTGGTTTCAGGACGAGATGGCGGAAGCGGCCTAGGGCTGACCCTTGCGCAAACTTTCGTTGAGCAACACTTAGGTGCAATAGAGTGTGAAAGCCGCCCGGGATGTACTGATTTCAGAATTTTGCTCCCGCTCCCTTAA
- the ntrC gene encoding nitrogen regulation protein NR(I): MKPIWIVDDDDSIRWVLEKALARENLATRSFTNARDAMTALQSDMPQVLVSDIRMHGASGLELLQTVKAKYPGLPVIIMTAFSDLDSAVAAFQGGAFEYLAKPFDLAKAIELIRRAMDESLREASVEQNISETPEILGQAPAMQDVFRAIGRLSQSNVTVLITGESGSGKELVARALHKHSPRSLQPFIALNTAAIPKDLLESELFGHERGAFTGAQATRRGRFEQAEGGTLFLDEIGDMPAELQTRLLRVLSDGHFYRVGGHQPMKANVRVIAATHQNLESRVKDGLFREDLYHRLNVIRLRLPSLRERREDIPLLTKFFLAQSAKQLGVDIKRMSDPALNFLSGLDFPGNVRQLENLCNWITVMAPGQTVEVFDLPQELLHPDQSIESNVEAAASSVNSNQQPSAELLPNSIQASNAAHSANFGSHQSSDTWMNLLENEASAMLVQGQSEVIDKLGRVFESVVIKAALRHTHGRKNDAAIRLGIGRNTITRKIQELGIDGVKDD, from the coding sequence ATGAAACCAATCTGGATAGTGGATGACGATGATTCAATTCGCTGGGTGCTAGAAAAGGCACTGGCGCGTGAAAATCTTGCAACAAGAAGTTTCACCAATGCGCGTGACGCAATGACCGCGTTGCAGAGCGATATGCCACAAGTTCTGGTATCTGATATTCGCATGCATGGGGCATCTGGCTTGGAGTTGCTGCAAACTGTCAAAGCCAAATATCCAGGCCTGCCGGTAATTATTATGACCGCTTTTTCTGACCTTGATTCTGCGGTTGCTGCGTTTCAGGGCGGCGCTTTTGAGTATCTCGCCAAACCTTTTGATTTGGCCAAGGCGATCGAGTTAATCCGTCGAGCAATGGATGAGAGTTTGCGCGAGGCAAGCGTAGAGCAAAATATTTCAGAGACGCCTGAAATACTCGGCCAGGCACCCGCGATGCAAGATGTGTTCCGAGCAATCGGGCGCTTATCGCAATCGAACGTTACCGTTTTAATTACTGGCGAGTCTGGCAGCGGGAAAGAGTTGGTTGCGCGTGCCTTGCATAAGCATAGTCCACGGTCCTTGCAGCCTTTTATAGCTCTAAATACCGCAGCAATTCCTAAAGACTTGCTAGAGTCAGAATTATTTGGACATGAACGAGGGGCCTTTACCGGAGCGCAAGCGACCCGGCGCGGGCGTTTCGAACAAGCCGAAGGCGGTACTTTATTCTTGGATGAAATAGGCGATATGCCTGCGGAATTGCAGACCAGATTGCTGCGAGTTCTGTCGGATGGTCATTTTTATCGCGTCGGCGGCCACCAGCCTATGAAGGCCAATGTCCGAGTAATCGCAGCGACCCATCAAAATTTGGAGTCTAGAGTTAAAGACGGTCTTTTTCGAGAGGATCTGTACCACCGCCTCAACGTGATTCGCTTGCGCTTGCCTAGTTTGCGTGAGCGCCGTGAAGATATTCCGCTGTTAACCAAGTTTTTTTTGGCACAAAGTGCCAAGCAATTGGGCGTCGATATCAAGCGTATGTCAGACCCCGCCTTGAATTTTTTATCCGGCTTAGACTTTCCTGGAAATGTACGTCAGCTAGAAAATTTATGTAATTGGATCACCGTTATGGCTCCGGGGCAGACTGTGGAAGTTTTTGATTTGCCACAAGAGTTGCTGCATCCTGATCAATCTATAGAATCAAATGTGGAGGCAGCCGCGAGTTCCGTAAACTCTAATCAGCAGCCCTCTGCTGAGTTGCTACCAAATTCAATTCAGGCTTCCAATGCCGCCCATTCCGCAAATTTTGGATCGCATCAAAGTAGTGATACTTGGATGAATTTGCTCGAGAACGAAGCGAGCGCTATGCTGGTGCAGGGGCAATCTGAAGTCATTGATAAATTGGGGAGAGTTTTTGAATCGGTGGTGATTAAGGCTGCATTACGGCATACACATGGCCGAAAAAATGATGCTGCGATACGCTTAGGTATAGGAAGAAATACGATCACTAGAAAAATTCAAGAGTTGGGTATCGATGGCGTGAAGGATGATTGA
- the glnA gene encoding type I glutamate--ammonia ligase, producing the protein MAMTAAEVLKMAKDNEVKFVDFRFTDTRGKEQHVTVPVSHFDIDKFESGHAFDGSSIAGWKGIESSDMLLIPDPSTANIDPFMEETTLFMQCDVIEPTDGKGYDRDPRSIAKRAEAYLKSSGIGDTAYFGPEPEFFIFDSVRWKIDMSGCFVKIDSDEASWTTGEKLEGGNTGHRPTTKGGYFPVPPVDSFQDMRSEMCLILESLGIPVEVHHHEVAGAGQNEIGTRFSTLVERADWTQNLKYVVWNVAHTYGKTATFMPKPIVGDNGSGMHVHQSIWKDGKNLFAGDGYAGLSDFALYYIGGIIKHAKALNAITNPGTNSYKRLVPGYEAPVKLAYSAKNRSASIRIPYVANPKGRRVEARFPDPLANPYLCFSALMMAGLDGVQNKIHPGEAASKDLYHLPPEEDALIPTVCASLEEALDALNKDREFLTRGGVFSDSMIDAYIELKMQDVQRMRMTTHPAEFDMYYSL; encoded by the coding sequence ATGGCAATGACAGCCGCAGAAGTCTTGAAAATGGCGAAAGACAACGAAGTTAAATTCGTTGATTTCCGTTTTACTGATACCCGAGGCAAAGAACAGCACGTTACTGTGCCAGTCTCTCATTTCGATATCGATAAATTCGAATCTGGCCACGCCTTTGACGGTTCCTCCATCGCTGGTTGGAAAGGGATAGAATCCTCAGATATGTTGTTGATTCCAGATCCATCGACTGCAAACATCGATCCATTCATGGAAGAAACAACTTTGTTTATGCAGTGCGATGTGATCGAGCCAACTGATGGCAAAGGTTACGACCGCGATCCACGTTCTATTGCAAAACGCGCAGAAGCCTACCTGAAATCGTCCGGTATCGGCGATACAGCTTACTTCGGTCCAGAACCAGAATTCTTCATTTTCGACAGCGTACGCTGGAAAATCGACATGTCCGGCTGTTTCGTGAAGATAGATTCTGACGAAGCTTCATGGACTACTGGCGAAAAGCTAGAAGGCGGCAATACTGGCCATCGTCCTACTACTAAGGGTGGTTATTTCCCTGTTCCTCCAGTCGATAGTTTCCAGGACATGCGTTCTGAAATGTGCCTGATTTTGGAATCTTTGGGTATTCCAGTTGAAGTGCATCACCATGAAGTCGCTGGCGCTGGTCAAAATGAGATCGGTACCCGTTTCTCTACACTGGTAGAGCGCGCTGATTGGACTCAAAACTTGAAATACGTCGTATGGAACGTTGCTCATACCTACGGTAAGACAGCTACTTTCATGCCTAAGCCTATCGTTGGCGACAACGGTTCCGGTATGCACGTTCACCAGTCTATCTGGAAAGACGGCAAAAACTTGTTCGCTGGCGATGGCTATGCTGGTTTGTCTGATTTCGCCCTGTACTACATCGGCGGTATCATCAAGCATGCTAAGGCATTGAATGCAATCACTAACCCAGGTACCAACTCCTACAAGCGTTTGGTTCCAGGTTACGAAGCTCCGGTAAAATTGGCGTACTCCGCTAAAAACCGTTCAGCTTCGATCCGCATTCCTTATGTTGCGAATCCAAAAGGTCGTCGCGTTGAAGCGCGTTTCCCGGATCCACTGGCAAACCCATACCTGTGCTTCTCGGCACTGATGATGGCGGGTCTAGACGGTGTGCAGAATAAGATACATCCAGGTGAAGCAGCATCTAAAGATCTGTACCATTTGCCACCAGAAGAAGACGCGTTGATCCCAACGGTTTGCGCATCTTTGGAAGAAGCTTTGGATGCCTTGAATAAAGACCGTGAGTTCTTGACACGTGGCGGCGTATTCAGCGACAGCATGATCGATGCTTACATCGAACTGAAAATGCAAGATGTACAGCGCATGCGCATGACTACCCATCCTGCTGAATTTGATATGTATTATTCCCTGTAA